The Blastomonas fulva genome contains a region encoding:
- the pyrE gene encoding orotate phosphoribosyltransferase, whose translation MQDEEILAEFRASQALLEGHFILSSGLHSAHYLQCARVLMDPMRASRLASALAARMPRDVRSQIDLVISPAMGGLIIGHEMGRALGVEAMFVERPTGTFELRRGFAIKPGQKVLLMEDVVTTGLSSREAIAAVNAAGGNVIAAGALVDRTAGEVSLGVPFFPLISLNFPTFAEDALPPELAATPGVKPGSRKEPEAA comes from the coding sequence ATGCAGGACGAAGAAATTCTGGCTGAGTTTCGGGCGAGTCAGGCACTGCTCGAAGGGCATTTCATCCTCTCCTCGGGGCTGCACAGCGCGCATTATCTGCAATGCGCCCGTGTGCTGATGGACCCGATGCGCGCCTCGCGCCTCGCCAGCGCGCTCGCCGCGCGCATGCCGCGCGATGTCCGCAGCCAGATCGACCTCGTCATCTCGCCCGCGATGGGCGGCCTCATCATCGGCCATGAGATGGGCCGCGCGCTGGGCGTCGAGGCGATGTTCGTCGAGCGCCCCACCGGCACCTTCGAGCTGCGTCGCGGCTTTGCGATCAAGCCGGGTCAGAAGGTGCTGCTGATGGAAGATGTCGTCACCACAGGACTGTCTTCGCGCGAAGCGATCGCAGCGGTGAACGCAGCGGGCGGCAATGTGATAGCTGCCGGCGCGCTGGTCGACCGCACCGCTGGCGAGGTGTCGCTGGGCGTTCCGTTCTTCCCGCTGATCTCGCTCAACTTCCCGACTTTCGCCGAAGACGCCCTGCCCCCTGAGCTCGCCGCGACTCCCGGCGTCAAACCGGGAAGCCGCAAGGAACCAGAAGCGGCATGA
- the ctaD gene encoding cytochrome c oxidase subunit I yields the protein MTTIAANPADLHDHDHAHDDHKPAFFQRWFMSTNHKDIGTLYLIFAIVAGIIGGAISGLMRMELAEPGVQYLQGWASMMQGSEATLDQAYHMWNVLITAHGLIMVFFMVMPAMVGGFGNWFVPIMIGAPDMAFPRMNNISFWLLIPAFALLLGSTFVPGGSGLGAGTGWTVYAPLSTSGSVGPAVDLAILSLHLAGASSILGAINFITTIFNMRAPGMTLNKMPLFVWSMLVTAFLLLLSLPVLAAAITMLLTDRNFGSAFFNAAGGGDPVLYQHLFWFFGHPEVYIMILPGFGMISHIIATFSKKPVFGYLGMAYAMVAIGVVGFVVWAHHMFTVGLSVNMKMYFTAATMVIAVPTGIKIFSWIATMWGGSLTFKTPMVWALGFIFMFTVGGVTGVVLANGGVDDNLHDTYYVVAHFHYVLSLGAVFSIFAGFYYWFPKMSGRHYNELLGHLHFWVFFIGVNILFFPMHFLGRQGMPRRYPDYPEAFAYWNEIASLGYAIMAAGMLIFFVNIAYAMVAGRRAEGNYWGEGATTLEWTLSSPPPFHQFETLPVIK from the coding sequence ATGACCACGATTGCTGCCAATCCGGCCGATCTGCATGACCATGATCATGCACATGACGACCACAAGCCCGCGTTTTTCCAGCGCTGGTTCATGTCGACCAACCACAAGGACATCGGTACGCTGTACCTGATCTTCGCGATCGTCGCGGGGATCATCGGCGGTGCCATTTCCGGCCTGATGCGCATGGAGCTGGCTGAGCCCGGCGTCCAGTATCTGCAGGGCTGGGCCTCGATGATGCAGGGCAGCGAAGCCACGCTCGACCAGGCCTATCACATGTGGAACGTGCTCATCACCGCGCACGGCCTGATAATGGTGTTCTTCATGGTCATGCCAGCGATGGTCGGCGGCTTCGGCAACTGGTTCGTTCCGATCATGATCGGTGCGCCGGACATGGCCTTCCCGCGGATGAACAACATCTCGTTCTGGCTGCTGATCCCCGCCTTTGCCCTCCTGCTCGGCTCGACCTTCGTGCCCGGCGGTTCGGGCTTGGGTGCCGGCACCGGTTGGACGGTCTACGCTCCGCTGTCGACCAGCGGTTCGGTTGGCCCCGCGGTTGACCTTGCCATCCTGTCGCTGCACCTTGCCGGTGCCTCGTCGATCCTCGGCGCGATCAACTTCATCACCACCATCTTCAACATGCGCGCACCGGGCATGACGCTCAACAAGATGCCGCTTTTCGTGTGGTCGATGCTGGTCACCGCGTTCCTGCTTCTCCTCTCGCTGCCGGTTCTGGCCGCAGCCATCACCATGCTGCTGACCGACCGCAACTTCGGTTCGGCCTTCTTCAACGCCGCAGGCGGTGGTGACCCCGTTCTGTACCAGCACCTGTTCTGGTTCTTCGGCCACCCCGAAGTGTACATCATGATCCTGCCCGGTTTCGGCATGATCAGCCACATCATCGCAACCTTCTCCAAGAAGCCCGTGTTCGGCTATCTCGGCATGGCCTATGCCATGGTCGCAATCGGCGTCGTCGGTTTCGTGGTGTGGGCGCACCACATGTTCACCGTCGGTCTGTCGGTCAACATGAAGATGTACTTCACCGCAGCAACCATGGTGATCGCGGTGCCCACGGGCATCAAGATATTCTCGTGGATCGCGACGATGTGGGGCGGTTCGCTCACTTTCAAGACCCCGATGGTCTGGGCGCTCGGCTTCATCTTCATGTTCACCGTGGGTGGCGTGACCGGTGTCGTGCTCGCCAATGGCGGCGTCGACGACAACCTGCACGACACGTACTATGTGGTCGCCCACTTCCACTATGTGCTCTCGCTGGGCGCGGTGTTCTCGATCTTCGCAGGGTTCTACTACTGGTTCCCCAAGATGAGCGGCCGTCACTACAACGAGCTGCTGGGCCACCTGCACTTCTGGGTGTTCTTCATCGGCGTGAACATCCTGTTCTTCCCGATGCACTTTCTGGGCCGTCAGGGCATGCCGCGTCGCTATCCCGATTATCCCGAGGCGTTCGCCTACTGGAACGAGATCGCCTCGCTCGGCTATGCGATCATGGCTGCCGGCATGCTGATCTTCTTCGTGAACATCGCCTATGCCATGGTTGCCGGACGTCGTGCCGAAGGCAATTACTGGGGCGAGGGTGCCACGACGCTGGAATGGACCCTGTCCAGCCCGCCGCCGTTCCACCAGTTCGAAACGCTGCCCGTCATCAAGTAA
- a CDS encoding serine hydrolase domain-containing protein: MIRWLFAPLAALLLGAGAPPPAIDEAAVAAALDATTAPGTVLIARGDAIVFERAFGLVDPASKAEHSLGQTWRWASVSKQVTATLAMQEVAAERLDLDAPILKYLPDSKAPFAGTITSRMLMQHISGLPRTEEGPIGRDGWSTFYMVDRGSPETGRTWCEGPTNRKPVSEFLYGDCDFIMMAAVIEATSGKSYDTLIAERIAQPLGLASVGVFPRTEPTVPGYAEGKPETTAFRLENFGGAGALYGTTRDLLAFDRALMTGKLIPEAERAQMWDGKPEYGFAALGQWSFSVPLKDCGDTPVRIVERRGFIGGVVLRNIILPDLDVVIIMTSNRAEAEAAFGEIWQQAGITHDVMRAALCATGAPL, translated from the coding sequence ATGATCCGCTGGCTGTTCGCTCCGCTCGCAGCGCTGCTGCTGGGCGCTGGCGCACCGCCGCCTGCCATTGACGAGGCTGCCGTGGCAGCCGCGCTCGATGCCACCACGGCCCCCGGCACCGTGCTGATCGCCCGCGGAGACGCGATCGTATTCGAGCGCGCATTCGGCCTTGTCGACCCGGCATCCAAGGCCGAGCACTCATTGGGCCAGACCTGGCGCTGGGCCTCCGTATCCAAGCAGGTAACCGCCACACTCGCGATGCAGGAGGTGGCCGCCGAGAGGCTCGACCTTGACGCACCGATCCTCAAATACCTGCCCGACAGCAAGGCTCCGTTTGCAGGCACCATCACCTCGCGGATGCTGATGCAGCACATTTCCGGCCTGCCGCGCACCGAAGAGGGGCCGATCGGCAGGGACGGCTGGTCGACCTTCTACATGGTCGATCGCGGCAGCCCCGAAACCGGGCGGACGTGGTGCGAAGGGCCGACCAACCGCAAACCGGTGTCCGAGTTCTTGTACGGAGACTGCGATTTCATCATGATGGCCGCCGTGATCGAGGCCACCAGCGGCAAGTCCTATGACACGCTGATCGCCGAACGCATCGCACAGCCTCTGGGCCTTGCCAGCGTGGGCGTGTTCCCGCGAACCGAACCGACGGTGCCAGGATATGCCGAGGGCAAGCCCGAGACAACGGCGTTCCGGCTCGAGAATTTCGGCGGCGCAGGCGCGCTCTATGGCACGACGCGTGACCTGTTGGCCTTTGATCGCGCGCTGATGACCGGCAAGCTGATCCCCGAAGCCGAGCGCGCGCAGATGTGGGACGGCAAGCCCGAATATGGCTTTGCCGCGCTCGGCCAATGGTCGTTCAGCGTACCGTTGAAGGATTGCGGGGATACGCCGGTGCGCATTGTCGAGCGGCGCGGCTTCATTGGCGGCGTGGTGCTGCGCAATATCATCCTGCCCGATCTGGACGTGGTGATCATCATGACATCGAACCGCGCCGAGGCCGAGGCTGCCTTTGGCGAAATCTGGCAGCAGGCCGGCATAACCCATGACGTGATGCGCGCGGCCTTGTGCGCAACCGGAGCACCTCTATGA
- a CDS encoding heme o synthase, which produces MTEAVQQLDRQAGAVPAPHGALMPAHWRDFWALTKPGVIRLVVFTGLCGLLVAPGTIHPVIGFVAILCIAMGAGGAAALNQYHESDLDALMKRTANRPIPAGRMDREAALQFGLALSGFSVVIMGLAVNWLSAAILAFSIFYYAVIYTVWLKPNTPQNIVIGGGAGAFPPVIGWAAVTGDVTMLPILLFSIIFFWTPPHFWALALFVKMDYARVGIPMMPNVAGEKSTRRQVFGYSLVLLATAMAPFALGLAGWTYGASALVLSGVFVLLAARVGFRVAGEGDALKPEKQLFAYSILYLFMIFTALVIDRAVLPAIAA; this is translated from the coding sequence ATGACCGAAGCCGTTCAGCAGTTGGATCGTCAGGCAGGCGCCGTTCCGGCCCCGCATGGCGCGCTCATGCCCGCACACTGGCGGGACTTCTGGGCGTTGACCAAACCCGGCGTGATCCGCCTGGTGGTGTTTACCGGCCTGTGCGGGCTTCTGGTTGCGCCCGGGACCATTCACCCGGTCATCGGCTTCGTTGCGATCCTGTGCATCGCGATGGGCGCGGGCGGTGCCGCAGCGCTCAACCAGTATCACGAATCCGATCTCGACGCGCTGATGAAGCGCACCGCCAACCGCCCGATCCCCGCAGGCCGCATGGACCGCGAGGCCGCGCTGCAGTTCGGCCTGGCGCTGTCGGGCTTTTCGGTGGTGATCATGGGGCTGGCGGTCAACTGGCTGTCGGCTGCGATCCTGGCCTTCTCGATCTTCTATTACGCCGTGATCTACACGGTCTGGCTCAAGCCCAATACGCCGCAGAACATCGTCATCGGTGGCGGGGCTGGGGCGTTCCCGCCGGTGATCGGCTGGGCTGCGGTGACCGGTGATGTCACCATGCTGCCGATCCTGCTGTTCTCGATCATCTTCTTCTGGACCCCGCCGCACTTCTGGGCGCTCGCACTGTTCGTGAAGATGGATTATGCGCGCGTCGGCATTCCCATGATGCCCAACGTCGCGGGCGAGAAATCCACGCGCCGTCAGGTGTTCGGTTATTCGCTGGTGCTGCTCGCGACCGCCATGGCGCCGTTTGCGCTCGGCCTTGCTGGCTGGACCTATGGCGCAAGTGCGCTGGTGCTCTCGGGCGTGTTCGTGCTGCTGGCCGCACGCGTCGGCTTCCGCGTCGCGGGCGAGGGCGATGCGCTCAAGCCCGAAAAGCAGCTGTTTGCCTATTCGATCCTGTATCTGTTCATGATCTTCACCGCGCTGGTCATCGACCGGGCGGTGCTGCCGGCCATCGCGGCATGA
- the coxB gene encoding cytochrome c oxidase subunit II: MAFASWTKSIGFAALVLVTAPLALAQTPPAPPVAAPAPSTQVAPEAAAPAAAAPAATAEAAPADAAAAGALDSSYTPMAPTPGKGMPVDKGIDFQDQYSELGEYAYWLDTIVLLPIIVAISLLVLGLLMWIVIRYRAAANPVASRVTHNTTIEVIWTLVPVLILVGVAVPSIDLLAKQYKPAPASAVTVKVTGYQWYWGYSYPDNGDFEVVSNMLTEEAAIKSGEPYQLAVDNRMVVPAGEPIRIITTASDVIHSFSVPSLWFKMDAVPGRSNEKMLVIKEPGVYYGQCSELCGARHGFMPIAVEALPRAKFDAWVRSQGGTVKGDEVAAAATPAAAPAAATTTPAAEGAGTAAAAPAAAQ; the protein is encoded by the coding sequence ATGGCGTTCGCATCTTGGACGAAATCTATCGGTTTCGCAGCCCTTGTTCTCGTAACCGCGCCGCTGGCGTTGGCACAGACGCCGCCGGCTCCGCCGGTCGCTGCTCCCGCCCCCAGCACGCAGGTTGCACCTGAAGCCGCAGCGCCTGCCGCTGCTGCTCCCGCCGCCACCGCCGAAGCCGCTCCGGCAGATGCCGCTGCTGCAGGCGCGCTCGATTCGAGCTACACCCCGATGGCGCCGACCCCGGGCAAGGGCATGCCGGTCGACAAGGGCATCGACTTCCAGGACCAGTATTCCGAGCTTGGTGAATATGCCTATTGGCTCGACACCATCGTCCTGCTGCCTATCATCGTGGCGATCTCGCTGCTGGTGCTCGGCCTGCTGATGTGGATCGTCATCCGCTATCGCGCCGCCGCCAACCCGGTCGCATCGCGCGTCACGCACAATACCACCATCGAAGTTATCTGGACTTTGGTTCCGGTGCTGATCCTGGTGGGTGTTGCGGTCCCGTCGATCGACCTGCTCGCCAAGCAGTACAAGCCTGCGCCGGCTTCGGCCGTGACCGTCAAGGTGACCGGCTATCAGTGGTACTGGGGCTACAGCTATCCCGACAACGGCGATTTTGAGGTCGTCTCGAACATGCTGACCGAAGAGGCCGCCATCAAGAGTGGCGAACCATACCAGCTGGCCGTCGACAACCGCATGGTCGTCCCCGCCGGTGAGCCGATCCGCATCATCACCACCGCTTCGGACGTGATCCACAGCTTCTCGGTGCCTTCGCTCTGGTTCAAGATGGACGCCGTCCCGGGCCGTTCGAACGAGAAGATGCTCGTGATCAAGGAACCCGGCGTCTATTACGGCCAGTGCTCCGAACTGTGTGGCGCACGCCACGGCTTCATGCCGATCGCGGTTGAGGCGCTGCCTCGCGCCAAGTTCGACGCTTGGGTCCGCTCGCAGGGCGGCACCGTCAAGGGCGATGAAGTCGCCGCCGCCGCAACTCCCGCCGCTGCACCTGCAGCCGCCACCACCACTCCCGCAGCAGAAGGCGCAGGCACAGCCGCCGCCGCTCCTGCAGCCGCTCAGTAA
- a CDS encoding pyridoxine 5'-phosphate synthase, protein MTQHLRLGVNIDHVATIRNARGGDHPDPMRAVRIVQAAGGDGITVHLREDRRHIRDSDLDTIMAGSTLPINLEMAATEEMLEIALRHRPHAACIVPEKREERTTEGGLDAAGMHNTLAPIVGRLADAGIRVSLFIEPEARQIDAAMRLGAPVVELHTGRYAHLWLDEDRDGIETELKRIADAAALATKNGIEPHAGHGLTFDNVQPIAAIPQLAELNIGHYLIGEAIFDGLEASIRRMRQLMDEAR, encoded by the coding sequence ATGACACAGCACCTGCGCCTAGGCGTCAACATCGACCACGTCGCCACCATCCGCAACGCGCGCGGCGGGGATCACCCCGATCCGATGCGCGCGGTGCGGATTGTCCAGGCGGCGGGCGGCGATGGCATTACCGTCCACCTGCGCGAGGACCGGCGGCACATCCGCGACAGCGATCTCGACACGATCATGGCGGGGTCGACCCTGCCGATCAATCTGGAGATGGCCGCGACCGAGGAAATGCTCGAGATCGCGCTGCGCCACCGTCCACACGCTGCGTGCATCGTTCCCGAAAAGCGCGAGGAGCGCACCACCGAGGGCGGGCTGGATGCCGCTGGCATGCACAACACGCTCGCGCCCATCGTCGGGCGCCTTGCCGATGCGGGAATCCGCGTCAGCCTGTTCATCGAGCCGGAGGCGCGGCAGATCGACGCCGCGATGCGGCTGGGCGCACCGGTGGTCGAACTGCACACCGGGCGCTACGCACATCTGTGGCTGGACGAGGACCGCGACGGGATCGAGACCGAGCTCAAGCGCATCGCCGATGCCGCGGCGCTCGCCACCAAGAACGGCATCGAACCGCATGCGGGGCACGGCCTGACGTTCGATAATGTCCAGCCCATTGCGGCGATTCCCCAGCTCGCCGAGCTCAACATCGGCCATTACCTGATCGGCGAGGCAATCTTCGACGGGCTGGAGGCCAGCATTCGCCGGATGCGGCAGCTGATGGATGAAGCGCGGTGA